A part of Caretta caretta isolate rCarCar2 chromosome 1, rCarCar1.hap1, whole genome shotgun sequence genomic DNA contains:
- the LOC125625804 gene encoding perilipin-3 has translation MSSEKQIHDSSLETQEQEQQNLLRRVASLPLVSSAYDMAATAYTSTKESHPYLKSLCDVAEKGVKTISEAAASRAQPILTSFEPQISTANESIIKGLDTLEEKLPSLQITADKVASDTKKLVSSEVEAASRFSSLVDVTREAMQASVESTKSVMTHSVNTVMGSRMGQMAVSGVEAVLERSAELLDQYLPITDEELAELATSIKEDGVAPLQPQSYFVRLGSLSSKLRHRAYQHSLAKIKNTRQSIQETLSQLHQTIDLIEYVKQGVDQKLQDGQEKLHQMWLDWSKRQTGGSKDSELVQPEQLESRALTMFQSIIQQLQATCLTLMSSIQGFPSNIQDKVQQVHHSTKELQTSFSTVHSFQDLSSRILTQSRKQVTKAQGYMDELLEYIVHNTPLSWLVGPFMLSGKIPEEAMEPSE, from the exons ATGTCTTCTGAGAAGCAAATACATGATTCTTCCTTAGAGACCCAGGAACAGGAGCAACAG AATCTCTTGAGGAGGGTGGCCAGTCTGCCCTTGGTCAGCTCTGCCTATGACATGGCTGCAACTGCCTACACCTCCACCAAGGAGAGCCACCCCTACCTAAAGTCCTTGTGTGATGTGGCAGAGAAAGGCGTGAAGACCATTAGTGAGGCTGCAGCCAGCAGGGCACAGCCAATTCTGACTTCATTTGAACCACAGA TTTCAACAGCCAATGAATCTATTATTAAGGGACTGGACACACTGGAAGAGAAGCTGCCAAGCCTTCAAATTACAGCGGATAAG GTTGCTTCAGACACCAAGAAGCTGGTGTCCTCCGAAGTAGAAGCTGCCAGCAGATTTTCCAGCTTGGTAGATGTGACCAGAGAAGCTATGCAAGCAAGTGTGGAGTCCACCAAGTCCGTAATGACCCACAGTGTGAACACAGTCATGGGATCAAGAATGGGCCAGATGGCTGTGAGTGGTGTGGAAGCAGTGCTGGAGAGATCAGCAGAGCTGTTAGATCAATATCTCCCCATAACGGATGAGGAACTAG CTGAACTTGCAACATCTATAAAGGAGGATGGAGTGGCTCCTCTCCAGCCTCAAAGTTACTTTGTGCGCTTAGGCTCCCTGTCAAGCAAACTCCGCCACCGTGCCTACCAGCATTCTCTAGCCAAGATTAAAAATACTAGGCAGAGCATCCAAGAGACTCTCTCCCAGCTTCACCAAACCATTGATCTG ATTGAATATGTGAAGCAAGGAGTGGATCAGAAGCTTCAAGATGGCCAAGAGAAGCTCCACCAAATGTGGCTGGACTGGAGCAAGAGGCAGACAGGAGGGAGTAAGGACTCGGAGTTGGTACAACCTGAG CAGCTGGAGTCTCGTGCTCTGACAATGTTTCAGAGCATTATCCAGCAGCTGCAGGCAACCTGCCTAACCCTAATGTCAAGCATCCAAGGCTTCCCATCCAACATCCAAGATAAGGTGCAGCAGGTTCACCACAGCACAAAGGAGCTCCAGACTTCCTTCTCCACGGTTCACTCCTTCCAAGATCTCTCCAGCAGAATCCTGACCCAGAGCCGCAAACAGGTCACCAAAGCCCAGGGATACATGGATGAACTGCTAGAGTACATAGTGCACAACACTCCTCTGTCCTGGCTTGTGGGACCCTTCATGCTGTCTGGCAAAATACCAGAAGAAGCCATGGAACCATCagaatga